The Bacillus vallismortis genome window below encodes:
- a CDS encoding ferredoxin — MAKYTIVDKDTCIACGACGAAAPDIYDYDDEGIAFVTLDENKGVVEVPEVLEEDMIDAFEGCPTDSIKVADEPFEGDPLKFE, encoded by the coding sequence ATGGCAAAGTACACAATCGTAGACAAAGATACATGTATTGCATGCGGCGCTTGCGGCGCTGCTGCACCAGACATTTACGATTACGATGATGAAGGCATCGCGTTCGTAACGCTTGATGAAAACAAAGGCGTTGTTGAAGTTCCTGAGGTACTGGAAGAAGATATGATTGACGCATTTGAAGGATGTCCTACTGATTCCATCAAAGTGGCGGATGAGCCATTTGAAGGCGACCCGCTTAAATTTGAATAG
- the fmnP gene encoding riboflavin transporter FmnP — protein MKVKKLVVISMLSSIAFVLMLLNFPFPGLPDYLKIDFSDVPAIIAILIYGPLAGIAVEAIKNVLQYIIQGSMAGVPVGQTANFIAGTLFILPTAFLFKKLSSAKGMAVSLLLGTAAMTVLMSILNYVLILPAYTWFLHSPALSDSALKTAVVAGILPFNIIKGIVITIVFSLIFIKLKPWIEQQRSAHIH, from the coding sequence GTGAAAGTGAAAAAATTAGTTGTGATCAGTATGCTGAGCAGCATTGCATTTGTTTTGATGCTGTTAAATTTCCCGTTTCCGGGGCTTCCGGATTATTTGAAAATTGATTTTAGCGACGTGCCCGCTATTATTGCCATTCTGATTTACGGTCCTTTGGCGGGAATTGCCGTCGAAGCGATAAAAAACGTTCTTCAATATATTATTCAGGGAAGCATGGCCGGAGTTCCTGTCGGGCAGACTGCGAATTTTATCGCAGGAACACTCTTTATCTTGCCGACTGCTTTCTTATTTAAAAAGCTGAGCTCAGCAAAGGGGATGGCTGTCAGTCTGCTTCTGGGAACTGCAGCGATGACCGTTTTGATGAGTATTTTAAATTATGTACTGATTCTTCCGGCTTACACGTGGTTTTTACATTCGCCGGCATTATCCGACAGCGCGCTGAAAACAGCCGTCGTCGCTGGTATTCTGCCGTTTAACATCATAAAAGGCATTGTGATTACGATTGTTTTCTCACTTATTTTCATCAAGTTGAAGCCATGGATTGAACAGCAGCGAAGCGCTCATATCCATTAA
- the serA gene encoding phosphoglycerate dehydrogenase, protein MFRVLVSDKMSNDGLQPLIESDFIEIVQKNAAEAEDELHTFDALLVRSATKVTEDLFNKMTSLKIVGRAGVGVDNIDIDEATKHGVIVINAPNGNTISTAEHTFAMISSLMRHIPQANISVKSREWNRTAYVGSELYGKTLGIVGLGRIGSEIAQRARAFGMTVHVFDPFLTEDRAKKIGVNSRTFEEVLESADIITVHTPLTKETKGLLNKETIAKMKKGVRLINCARGGIIDEAALLEALESGHVAGAALDVFEVEPPVDNKLVDHPLVIATPHLGASTKEAQLNVAAQVSEEVLQFAKGLPVMSAINLPAMTKDEFAKIKPYHQIAGKIGSLVSQCMKEPVQDVAIQYEGTIAKLETSFITKSLLSGFLKPRVDSTVNEVNAGGVAKERGISFSEKISSSESGYDNCISVKVTGDRSTFTVTATYIPHFGERIVEINGFNIDFYPTGHLVYIQHQDTTGVIGRVGRILGDNDINIATMQVGRKEKGGEAIMMLSFDRHLEDKIVKELTEVPDIVSVKLIDLP, encoded by the coding sequence ATGTTTCGAGTATTGGTCTCAGACAAAATGAGCAACGACGGCTTACAGCCACTTATTGAATCAGACTTTATTGAAATCGTTCAAAAAAACGCAGCAGAAGCAGAGGATGAATTACATACTTTCGATGCTCTTTTGGTGCGAAGCGCAACAAAAGTAACAGAAGACCTTTTCAACAAAATGACTTCTTTAAAAATTGTCGGAAGAGCCGGTGTCGGTGTAGATAATATCGATATTGACGAGGCGACTAAACACGGCGTCATCGTAATTAACGCTCCAAACGGCAACACCATTTCGACAGCTGAGCATACATTTGCGATGATCTCTTCTTTAATGAGACACATTCCTCAGGCTAATATCTCCGTGAAATCCAGAGAGTGGAACCGCACGGCTTATGTCGGTTCAGAGCTTTACGGGAAAACGCTTGGGATTGTTGGATTAGGCCGCATTGGAAGCGAAATCGCACAGCGTGCGAGAGCGTTCGGTATGACCGTTCACGTTTTTGATCCTTTCTTAACTGAAGATAGAGCGAAAAAAATCGGTGTAAACAGCCGTACATTTGAAGAAGTTCTTGAAAGCGCAGATATTATTACTGTTCACACACCTTTAACAAAAGAAACAAAAGGCTTGTTGAATAAAGAAACGATTGCAAAAATGAAAAAAGGTGTTCGCTTAATTAACTGCGCACGAGGCGGTATTATCGATGAAGCTGCACTTCTCGAAGCTTTGGAAAGCGGGCATGTTGCCGGAGCGGCGCTTGACGTTTTTGAAGTTGAACCGCCTGTTGACAATAAACTCGTTGATCATCCATTAGTCATTGCAACTCCTCACTTGGGAGCATCGACTAAAGAAGCACAGCTGAATGTCGCGGCTCAAGTCTCAGAAGAAGTTCTGCAGTTCGCAAAAGGTCTTCCTGTCATGTCAGCTATCAACCTGCCAGCCATGACAAAAGATGAATTCGCTAAGATTAAGCCTTACCATCAAATCGCAGGAAAAATTGGCAGCCTAGTATCCCAATGCATGAAAGAGCCGGTACAGGATGTTGCCATTCAGTATGAAGGCACAATTGCTAAACTTGAAACATCGTTCATTACAAAAAGCCTTCTGTCAGGCTTTTTAAAACCGCGCGTTGACTCAACTGTTAACGAAGTCAATGCCGGCGGTGTCGCAAAAGAACGCGGCATCAGCTTCAGTGAAAAAATTTCCTCTTCTGAATCTGGATACGATAACTGCATCAGCGTAAAAGTAACGGGAGACCGCAGCACCTTTACTGTGACGGCTACGTATATCCCTCATTTCGGAGAACGTATTGTCGAGATCAACGGCTTTAATATCGATTTTTATCCGACAGGTCACTTGGTATATATCCAGCATCAGGATACAACAGGTGTCATCGGCCGAGTAGGACGTATTCTCGGAGATAACGATATTAACATTGCAACCATGCAGGTTGGCCGTAAAGAAAAAGGCGGAGAAGCCATCATGATGCTTTCCTTTGACAGACATTTGGAAGATAAAATCGTGAAGGAACTAACAGAAGTTCCCGATATTGTATCTGTTAAGCTCATTGATCTTCCATAA
- the aroD gene encoding type I 3-dehydroquinate dehydratase has protein sequence MNVLTIKGVSIGEGMPKIIIPLMGKTEKQILNEAEAVKLLDPDIVEWRVDLFEKANDKEAVTQMISKLRESVADKLFLFTFRTHKEGGSMEMDESSYIALLEAAVQTKDIDLIDIELFSGDANVKALVSLAEEHNVYVVMSNHDFEKTPAKDEILSRLRKMQDLGAHIPKMAVMPNDTGDLLTLLDATYTMKTKYANRPIITMSMAATGLISRLSGEVFGSACTFGAGEEASAPGQIPVSELRSVLDILHKNIRK, from the coding sequence GTGAACGTGTTAACAATCAAAGGAGTTTCCATCGGAGAAGGGATGCCGAAAATCATCATTCCGTTGATGGGAAAAACGGAAAAACAAATTTTGAACGAAGCAGAAGCTGTAAAATTACTGGATCCGGACATTGTGGAGTGGCGAGTCGACCTATTTGAAAAAGCAAACGACAAAGAAGCTGTCACACAGATGATTTCTAAGCTTCGGGAGTCTGTAGCTGACAAGCTGTTTCTATTTACCTTCAGAACCCATAAAGAAGGCGGCAGTATGGAAATGGATGAAAGCTCATATATTGCCTTGCTGGAAGCGGCAGTCCAGACAAAAGACATCGATCTTATTGACATTGAATTATTTTCAGGAGATGCAAATGTGAAAGCGTTAGTATCGCTGGCAGAAGAACATAATGTCTATGTGGTGATGTCAAATCATGATTTTGAGAAAACGCCTGCGAAAGATGAAATTCTTTCGAGACTTCGAAAAATGCAGGATTTAGGGGCGCATATTCCAAAAATGGCTGTCATGCCGAATGATACAGGAGATCTCTTAACGCTGCTTGATGCAACGTATACAATGAAAACAAAATATGCAAACCGTCCAATCATTACAATGTCCATGGCTGCAACAGGACTGATCAGCAGACTGAGCGGCGAGGTTTTTGGATCAGCTTGTACTTTTGGCGCCGGAGAAGAGGCCTCGGCACCTGGTCAAATACCTGTTTCTGAGCTGAGGAGTGTCTTAGACATTTTGCACAAAAACATACGAAAATAA
- a CDS encoding GerMN domain-containing protein, with protein MMKSDWNEEQIKELLSQLPAVKDHRSPQDIYKRLTMAKIKKKPAVRWIGPACATAIAVYIAFIISPQFFDQAQPQQKEASQENAVTKTETADSPKAASSLDQTSYVVSEKEQNNYITVAIADAETSAIIPLSIKKTNEDQTIQEMLFESSELGILDHAITIPSFIDEIEVKEKPNQKELSIRVHQPVQDFSVKDDTLLKKLLKESLKWSPYEKIKFLSDQNDGGIRIGSYGTFTEISIPKQSKRAYYLYRNKQGQDFLVPSEKTFDTVKEAIKEMESSNQQDTTPLFQAGAVKSVTKKKKHLYIHFSKDSKVDDSIAGILMLEGLLLTAKEFGFTKVTFTETRTKKIGRYDVSGAIPVPAAPNPISLN; from the coding sequence ATGATGAAGTCAGATTGGAACGAAGAGCAGATAAAGGAGTTGTTAAGTCAACTTCCGGCAGTTAAAGACCATCGTTCGCCCCAAGATATTTACAAGCGGCTGACGATGGCAAAAATCAAAAAAAAGCCAGCTGTTAGGTGGATTGGCCCCGCGTGTGCCACTGCAATTGCGGTTTATATCGCCTTCATTATTTCTCCTCAATTTTTTGATCAGGCACAACCTCAACAAAAAGAAGCGTCCCAAGAGAACGCTGTGACGAAAACTGAGACAGCAGACAGCCCAAAGGCTGCATCATCCCTGGATCAGACATCGTATGTTGTTTCTGAAAAGGAACAGAACAATTACATCACTGTAGCGATTGCTGATGCCGAAACATCCGCTATTATACCTCTTAGCATCAAAAAAACAAACGAAGACCAAACGATACAGGAGATGTTGTTTGAAAGTAGTGAACTGGGTATTTTGGATCATGCCATTACGATCCCATCCTTCATAGATGAAATAGAGGTAAAGGAAAAACCAAACCAGAAGGAATTAAGTATACGAGTCCATCAGCCGGTTCAGGATTTTTCTGTAAAAGATGATACACTGTTAAAAAAATTGCTGAAAGAATCTTTAAAATGGAGTCCTTATGAAAAAATCAAATTTTTATCGGATCAAAACGATGGTGGCATCCGTATTGGCTCATATGGCACTTTTACGGAAATTTCGATTCCCAAACAGTCGAAAAGAGCCTACTACTTGTACCGAAATAAACAAGGACAAGACTTTCTCGTACCATCAGAAAAAACATTTGATACGGTAAAAGAAGCGATTAAGGAAATGGAATCGAGCAACCAACAAGATACAACACCTCTTTTTCAAGCGGGAGCTGTCAAATCTGTAACGAAGAAAAAGAAACACTTATATATCCACTTCTCAAAAGACTCAAAAGTTGACGATTCTATTGCTGGTATCTTAATGCTTGAAGGACTTCTTTTAACAGCAAAGGAATTTGGTTTTACAAAGGTGACCTTTACGGAAACCAGAACAAAAAAAATCGGCAGGTATGACGTATCAGGTGCTATTCCGGTACCTGCTGCTCCAAACCCCATCTCTTTAAACTAA
- the sigX gene encoding RNA polymerase sigma factor SigX has protein sequence MEETFQLLYDTYHQDLYQFLFYMVKDKNQAEDLLQEVYIRVLHSYHTFEGRSSEKTWLLSVARHVAIDWFRKQQTIRQRILGTFDWDTQDVRDQQLLPDELAVQNENVREIYAALDQCTIDQRAVIILRFIQGYSIQETANALRFSESKVKTTQHRGLKVLRKHMELLREELMDDEVRLERRADKGVVKSTSGS, from the coding sequence ATGGAAGAAACCTTTCAATTGTTATATGATACTTATCATCAAGATTTATACCAGTTTTTATTTTATATGGTAAAGGATAAAAACCAGGCTGAAGATCTTCTTCAGGAGGTTTATATCCGGGTATTACATTCTTATCATACGTTTGAAGGAAGAAGCAGTGAAAAAACATGGCTTTTGTCTGTCGCGCGCCATGTTGCGATAGACTGGTTCCGTAAACAGCAGACGATCAGACAGCGTATACTCGGCACATTTGATTGGGATACACAGGATGTCAGAGATCAGCAATTGCTTCCGGATGAACTTGCGGTTCAAAATGAAAATGTCCGGGAAATTTATGCTGCGCTTGATCAATGTACGATCGATCAAAGAGCTGTGATTATCTTGCGGTTTATTCAGGGATATTCAATACAGGAAACAGCCAATGCTCTGCGCTTCTCGGAAAGCAAAGTCAAAACGACCCAACACAGAGGGCTCAAAGTACTTCGGAAACATATGGAGCTTTTGAGGGAGGAGCTAATGGATGATGAAGTCAGATTGGAACGAAGAGCAGATAAAGGAGTTGTTAAGTCAACTTCCGGCAGTTAA
- the resE gene encoding sensor histidine kinase ResE, with product MKFWKSVVGKLWFTILSLVLIVLFILTVLLLEFIENYHVEEAENDLTQLANKVAVILENHEDQALARSITWELADNLTSIAIIQDENQYWYSPNDKNRLSSITVEQIQHDNDLNQALQDHKKVSKRSGLSDTDTDNERLIVGVPYEKDGKKGMVFLSQSLLAVKDTTKHTTRYIFLAAGIAIVLTTFFAFFLSSRVTYPLRKMREGAQDLAKGKFDTKIPILTQDEIGELATAFNQMGRQLNFHINALNQEKEQLSNILSSMADGVITINIDGTILVTNPPAERFLQAWYYEQNMNIKEGDNLPPEAKELFQNAVSTEKEQMIEMTLQGRSWVLLMSPLYAEAHVRGAVAVLRDMTEERRLDKLREDFIANVSHELRTPISMLQGYSEAIVDDIASSEEDRKEIAQIIYDESLRMGRLVNDLLDLARMESGHTGLHYEKINVNEFLEKIIRKFSGVAKEKNIALHQDVSLIEEEFMFDEDKMEQVFTNLVDNALRHTSSGGSVSIEVHSVKDGLKIDIKDSGSGIPEEDLPFIFERFYKADKARTRGRAGTGLGLAIVKNIVEAHNGSITVHSRMDKGTTFTFYIPTKP from the coding sequence ATGAAATTTTGGAAAAGCGTAGTAGGCAAGCTGTGGTTTACGATCCTTTCACTCGTTTTGATCGTATTATTTATTTTAACGGTTCTTTTGTTGGAGTTTATTGAAAATTACCATGTGGAAGAAGCCGAGAATGATTTAACACAGCTTGCGAATAAAGTTGCTGTCATCTTAGAAAATCACGAGGACCAGGCGCTGGCAAGATCAATCACTTGGGAGCTCGCTGATAACTTAACAAGCATTGCAATCATTCAAGATGAGAACCAGTATTGGTATTCTCCGAATGATAAAAATCGCCTGTCGTCTATTACGGTTGAGCAAATACAGCATGACAATGACTTAAATCAAGCTCTCCAAGATCATAAAAAAGTAAGCAAACGATCGGGGCTGAGCGATACAGACACGGATAATGAGCGTCTGATTGTAGGTGTCCCGTATGAAAAAGACGGAAAGAAAGGCATGGTCTTTTTATCCCAGTCTTTGCTTGCCGTTAAAGATACAACAAAACACACGACCCGCTATATTTTTCTGGCCGCGGGGATTGCGATTGTACTGACCACGTTTTTCGCTTTCTTCTTATCAAGCAGGGTCACGTATCCGCTTCGAAAAATGAGAGAGGGCGCACAGGACTTGGCTAAGGGCAAGTTTGATACAAAAATCCCAATTTTAACTCAGGATGAAATCGGTGAACTGGCAACTGCTTTTAATCAAATGGGGCGGCAGCTTAACTTTCATATTAATGCGCTCAATCAAGAAAAAGAGCAGCTTTCTAATATTTTGAGCAGTATGGCTGACGGGGTCATTACCATTAATATTGACGGTACGATTCTTGTGACAAACCCGCCGGCTGAACGTTTTCTTCAAGCTTGGTATTATGAGCAGAACATGAATATTAAAGAAGGGGATAATCTTCCGCCTGAAGCAAAAGAGCTGTTCCAAAACGCTGTCAGCACCGAAAAAGAACAAATGATAGAAATGACGCTGCAAGGCAGATCATGGGTGCTTTTGATGTCGCCGCTTTATGCGGAAGCGCACGTCAGAGGAGCGGTTGCCGTGCTGCGCGATATGACGGAAGAACGACGCCTTGATAAGCTGCGTGAGGATTTTATCGCAAATGTCAGTCATGAGTTGAGAACACCGATTTCCATGCTTCAGGGATACAGTGAAGCGATTGTCGATGACATTGCAAGCTCTGAAGAAGACCGAAAAGAAATTGCTCAAATCATTTATGATGAATCGCTGCGAATGGGCCGCTTAGTCAACGATCTGCTTGATTTAGCCCGAATGGAATCAGGCCATACAGGCTTGCATTATGAAAAAATCAATGTTAATGAATTTTTAGAGAAGATCATCCGGAAATTTTCCGGCGTTGCTAAAGAAAAAAATATCGCTTTACATCAAGACGTTTCTCTCATAGAAGAGGAATTTATGTTTGATGAAGACAAGATGGAGCAGGTATTTACCAATTTGGTCGATAACGCGCTGCGGCATACTTCATCCGGCGGCAGTGTTTCTATTGAAGTCCATTCTGTGAAGGATGGATTGAAAATCGATATCAAAGACTCTGGATCCGGTATACCGGAAGAAGATCTCCCTTTTATCTTTGAGCGGTTCTATAAGGCAGATAAAGCGAGGACTAGAGGCAGAGCAGGAACCGGACTTGGGCTGGCTATTGTTAAAAATATCGTGGAGGCCCACAACGGGTCAATTACGGTGCACAGCCGAATGGATAAAGGAACGACATTTACATTTTATATTCCGACAAAACCATAA
- the resD gene encoding DNA-binding response regulator ResD, with product MDQTNETKILVVDDEARIRRLLRMYLERENYVIDEAENGDEAIAKGLEANYDLILLDLMMPGTDGIEVCRQLREKKATPIIMLTAKGEETNRVQGFEAGTDDYIVKPFSPREVVLRVKALLRRASQTSYINANTPTKNVLVFSHLSIDHDAHRVTAEGTEVSLTPKEYELLHFLAKTPDKVYDREKLLKEVWQYEFFGDLRTVDTHVKRLREKLNKVSPEAAKKIVTVWGVGYKFEVGAE from the coding sequence ATGGACCAAACGAACGAAACCAAAATATTAGTAGTTGATGACGAAGCCAGAATTCGCCGCCTTTTAAGAATGTATCTGGAACGTGAAAATTATGTCATAGACGAAGCGGAAAATGGTGATGAAGCCATTGCCAAAGGACTTGAAGCCAATTATGACTTGATTTTGCTTGATCTGATGATGCCGGGGACTGATGGAATTGAAGTGTGCCGGCAACTTCGGGAAAAAAAAGCGACACCAATCATCATGCTGACCGCAAAAGGAGAAGAAACAAATCGGGTGCAGGGGTTTGAAGCGGGAACAGATGATTATATTGTCAAGCCGTTCAGCCCGAGAGAAGTCGTGCTGCGGGTAAAGGCCCTTTTGAGAAGAGCATCCCAAACCTCTTATATCAACGCCAATACACCGACGAAAAATGTGCTTGTGTTTTCACATCTGTCCATTGACCATGATGCCCACCGCGTAACGGCTGAGGGAACAGAAGTAAGCCTAACGCCGAAAGAGTATGAGCTCCTACACTTCTTAGCGAAAACTCCTGACAAAGTGTATGATCGGGAAAAGCTTCTCAAAGAAGTGTGGCAATATGAGTTTTTTGGTGATCTGCGGACAGTGGACACTCATGTTAAACGCCTGAGAGAGAAGCTGAACAAGGTATCCCCGGAAGCTGCGAAAAAAATTGTCACCGTATGGGGTGTAGGCTATAAATTTGAGGTAGGCGCTGAATGA
- the resC gene encoding cytochrome c biogenesis protein ResC, translating to MAELSGNFLYAAFLVYLIAVPIFGGAIRGNKDQKGKPNRWANIGITLSIIGFLCHLGYFSTRWAASGHAPVSNMFEFTTAFGMMLVLAFIILYFIYRLPSLGLFTLSIALLLIAYASMFPTDISPLIPSLQSNWLYIHVTTAALGQAILAISFVAGVIFLLKHVDQTKRSKKTFWLEAIMFILVTTVAFILITSAFRLAGYEAEFNWVDKNKEKSVMVYEMPALVGPHQGELLTEEKMEPLVELPALFSGRKVNTVIWSFGAGLVLYGALRLIIRKRISALLHPLVKNVNLDLVDEVGYRAVSIGFPIFTLGALIFAMIWAQLAWTRFWGWDPKEVWALITFLFYAAYLHLRLSRGWHGEKSAWLAVIGFAIIMFNLIFVNLVLAGLHSYA from the coding sequence ATGGCAGAGCTGAGCGGAAATTTTCTTTATGCGGCCTTTCTTGTGTATTTAATCGCTGTCCCGATTTTCGGCGGGGCCATACGAGGAAATAAAGATCAAAAGGGCAAGCCAAACCGATGGGCAAACATTGGAATCACTCTTTCTATTATCGGTTTTCTTTGCCACCTTGGATATTTCAGCACAAGGTGGGCTGCCAGCGGCCATGCGCCTGTCAGCAATATGTTTGAATTCACCACCGCGTTTGGCATGATGCTCGTTTTAGCGTTTATTATTCTTTATTTTATCTATAGATTGCCTTCATTAGGCTTGTTTACGCTGTCAATCGCTTTATTGCTGATTGCATACGCCAGCATGTTTCCGACGGATATCTCGCCATTAATTCCGTCCCTGCAGAGCAATTGGCTGTATATTCACGTAACAACGGCCGCGCTTGGGCAAGCTATACTTGCCATCAGCTTTGTCGCAGGTGTCATCTTTCTTTTGAAGCATGTAGACCAGACAAAACGCAGCAAAAAAACCTTCTGGCTTGAAGCGATTATGTTTATCCTCGTCACAACCGTCGCTTTTATTTTGATCACATCAGCATTTCGTCTTGCAGGCTATGAGGCGGAGTTCAACTGGGTGGATAAAAATAAGGAAAAAAGCGTGATGGTGTACGAAATGCCTGCGCTTGTCGGCCCGCATCAGGGAGAGCTTTTGACCGAGGAAAAAATGGAGCCGCTTGTTGAGCTTCCTGCTCTTTTCTCAGGCAGAAAGGTGAACACTGTCATTTGGTCATTTGGCGCAGGGCTGGTTTTGTACGGCGCGCTTCGTCTGATTATCAGAAAAAGAATCAGTGCCCTTTTACATCCGCTTGTGAAAAACGTCAATCTTGATCTGGTGGATGAGGTTGGGTACAGGGCCGTATCAATCGGGTTTCCGATCTTTACGCTCGGCGCGCTGATCTTTGCAATGATTTGGGCTCAGCTCGCATGGACCAGATTTTGGGGCTGGGACCCGAAGGAAGTATGGGCGCTGATCACCTTTTTGTTTTATGCCGCGTATTTGCATTTAAGACTGTCAAGAGGCTGGCACGGTGAGAAGTCAGCATGGCTGGCCGTAATTGGTTTTGCTATTATTATGTTTAATTTAATATTCGTAAATCTAGTGCTTGCCGGACTTCATTCTTATGCTTAG
- the resB gene encoding cytochrome c biogenesis protein ResB, with protein MKQVKCECGHVNPVGTVLCESCGRALQVTQPPLADMRYDGSARRSQTYNKTIIDKIWNFFSSVKVGIWLIMITLAASAFGTIFPQEAYLPPGAQADTYYKEQYGTFGQLYYLLGFHHLYGSWWYLLLIASIGISLVICSLDRVIPLYRALKKQGVKRSPAFLRRQRLFSETDTGLDGEAKEKVVALLKKKHYRIREKEGSILAEKGRFSRWGPYVNHIGLIIFLIGAMLRFVPGMYVDETLWVREGETAAIPGTDGKYYLKNNQFSVETYNSKTEKKVFADAIDRVGDGKVAKNFQTDAVLYKREGKIVYGEKPKLKKVSEEDIRVNQPLRFDSFSVYQVDYKENQLDQMVFQLIDKKTKKSFGSMKINLLDPDSVYDLGNGYKIEIASYLPDFYFNQDGEPSTKTKIPNNPAFVFNVITPDKPKGEKSFVAIQETIEGSGSNKYKLKFDHVETKSITGLTVRKDLTLWVLAVGGAIFMIGVIQGMYWQHRRIWLRSQGGAVMVAAHTNKNWYGLKKDLAFVLADSGLTEPADQKE; from the coding sequence ATGAAGCAAGTCAAATGTGAATGCGGACATGTAAACCCGGTCGGAACCGTTCTATGTGAATCGTGCGGAAGAGCTCTCCAAGTCACTCAGCCTCCGCTTGCTGATATGAGATATGACGGAAGCGCAAGGCGTTCACAAACTTATAACAAAACAATTATTGATAAAATTTGGAATTTCTTTTCTTCGGTTAAGGTTGGAATCTGGCTTATCATGATAACCCTTGCTGCATCAGCGTTCGGTACCATTTTTCCCCAAGAAGCCTATTTGCCTCCGGGCGCACAGGCTGACACTTATTACAAAGAGCAGTACGGCACATTTGGTCAGCTTTATTATTTGCTCGGATTTCATCATTTATATGGTTCTTGGTGGTATTTGCTGCTTATCGCCTCGATCGGCATTTCACTCGTGATTTGCAGCCTCGATCGGGTCATTCCGTTGTACAGGGCGTTAAAGAAACAAGGTGTCAAAAGGAGTCCTGCTTTTTTAAGAAGGCAGCGCTTGTTCAGTGAAACGGATACTGGATTGGATGGGGAAGCAAAAGAAAAGGTTGTAGCTCTCTTAAAGAAAAAGCATTATAGAATCAGAGAAAAAGAGGGAAGCATCCTTGCCGAAAAAGGGCGTTTTTCCCGCTGGGGCCCGTATGTCAACCACATTGGATTGATTATCTTTCTGATTGGTGCGATGCTGAGATTTGTGCCTGGCATGTACGTTGATGAGACGCTTTGGGTCAGAGAAGGCGAGACCGCGGCAATCCCGGGAACAGACGGTAAATATTATTTAAAAAACAATCAATTCAGCGTAGAGACCTATAACAGTAAAACGGAAAAAAAGGTATTCGCAGATGCCATTGACAGAGTCGGGGACGGGAAAGTGGCAAAGAACTTTCAAACAGATGCCGTACTCTACAAGAGAGAAGGAAAAATTGTTTACGGTGAGAAGCCAAAACTGAAAAAAGTATCAGAAGAGGATATCCGAGTCAATCAGCCGCTGCGTTTTGATTCTTTTTCCGTTTACCAGGTGGATTATAAAGAGAATCAGCTTGATCAAATGGTGTTTCAGCTTATAGACAAAAAAACAAAAAAATCCTTTGGGAGCATGAAGATCAACCTTTTGGATCCAGATTCGGTTTATGATCTTGGCAACGGTTACAAAATTGAAATAGCCAGCTACCTGCCAGACTTCTATTTTAATCAGGACGGGGAACCGAGCACGAAAACAAAGATCCCTAACAATCCGGCTTTTGTCTTTAATGTCATAACACCGGACAAACCGAAGGGTGAAAAGAGCTTTGTCGCCATCCAAGAAACAATCGAAGGCTCCGGCAGCAATAAATACAAGCTGAAATTTGACCATGTCGAAACGAAAAGCATTACCGGACTTACAGTCAGAAAGGATCTGACACTTTGGGTGCTTGCCGTCGGCGGAGCTATTTTTATGATCGGTGTCATTCAAGGAATGTACTGGCAGCACCGAAGAATCTGGCTGCGCTCACAGGGCGGGGCAGTTATGGTGGCGGCGCATACCAATAAAAACTGGTATGGCCTTAAGAAGGATTTAGCATTTGTATTGGCTGATTCCGGACTGACTGAACCGGCGGACCAAAAAGAATGA
- the resA gene encoding thiol-disulfide oxidoreductase ResA, with translation MKKKRRLFIRTGILLVLICALGYTIYNAVFAGKESISEGSDAPNFVLEDTNGKRIELSDLKGKGVFLNFWGTWCEPCKKEFPYMANQYKHFKDKGIEVVAVNVGESKIAVHNFMKSYGVNFPVVLDTDRQVLDAYDVSPLPTTFLINPEGKVVKVVTGTMTESMIHDYMNLIKPGETSG, from the coding sequence ATGAAGAAAAAAAGGCGTTTATTCATTCGGACCGGCATCCTTCTCGTTTTAATCTGCGCGCTTGGCTATACGATTTACAATGCTGTATTTGCCGGCAAAGAGAGCATATCCGAAGGGTCCGACGCACCGAATTTTGTCCTTGAAGATACGAATGGGAAGCGTATCGAGCTCAGTGATTTAAAAGGGAAAGGTGTTTTTTTGAATTTCTGGGGTACATGGTGTGAACCGTGCAAAAAAGAATTTCCTTATATGGCGAACCAATATAAGCATTTTAAAGACAAAGGTATTGAAGTTGTCGCGGTAAATGTTGGGGAGTCAAAGATAGCAGTACATAATTTTATGAAATCCTACGGAGTCAATTTCCCGGTTGTTCTGGATACAGATCGCCAAGTGCTTGATGCCTATGACGTATCTCCGCTTCCGACAACCTTTTTAATCAATCCGGAAGGAAAAGTTGTCAAGGTGGTGACCGGCACTATGACAGAAAGCATGATCCATGATTATATGAATCTGATAAAACCCGGAGAGACTTCGGGATGA